The Akkermansia sp. N21116 genome includes a region encoding these proteins:
- the rpsB gene encoding 30S ribosomal protein S2, giving the protein MINDLINQMVEAGVHYGHQTRKWHPSMKKYLLKDKAGIHLINLEETEKCLDKAAAFLADLAGRNRKILFVGCKRQAQEAVREAAEATGQYYVNYRWLGGMLTNMTTIRKSIERLAYLETIEKAPEYKSMSKKELAALDRERQKLERNLQGIRNMGGKPDAMVAVGADHEDIAIREAHRLNIPVVAMVDTNADPNGIDFPIPANDDAVRSIRLILQSLVKTINEAKGVKAEAQA; this is encoded by the coding sequence ATGATTAATGATCTGATCAACCAGATGGTAGAAGCCGGCGTTCACTACGGACACCAAACCCGCAAGTGGCACCCCAGCATGAAGAAGTACCTCCTGAAGGACAAAGCTGGCATCCACCTGATCAACCTCGAAGAAACTGAAAAGTGCCTCGACAAGGCCGCCGCTTTCCTCGCCGACCTCGCCGGACGCAACCGCAAGATTCTCTTCGTCGGCTGCAAGCGCCAAGCTCAGGAAGCCGTCCGCGAAGCTGCTGAAGCTACCGGACAATACTACGTCAACTACCGCTGGTTGGGCGGCATGCTCACCAACATGACCACCATCCGCAAGAGCATCGAACGCCTCGCCTACCTTGAAACCATTGAGAAGGCTCCGGAATACAAGAGCATGTCCAAGAAGGAACTTGCCGCTCTCGACCGCGAACGCCAGAAGCTCGAACGCAACCTTCAGGGTATCCGTAACATGGGAGGCAAGCCCGATGCCATGGTTGCCGTCGGAGCCGATCATGAAGACATCGCCATCCGCGAAGCACATCGTCTGAATATCCCCGTCGTCGCCATGGTTGACACCAATGCCGACCCGAACGGAATCGACTTCCCGATTCCCGCCAACGACGACGCCGTCCGCTCCATCCGCCTCATCCTCCAGAGCCTCGTCAAGACCATTAACGAAGCCAAAGGAGTCAAGGCCGAAGCACAAGCTTAA
- the tsf gene encoding translation elongation factor Ts, translating to MAEITAALVKQLRDKTNAGMMDCKKALAETNGDLEEAVLYLREKGIAKAAAKADRAANQGIIAARISACGCDGILVEVNCETDFVAKNENFQNFVNTVADTLLASDAKDLDSALKVTINGSTMEDFIKAKVIEIGENMMLRKFSRLSVAEGANGAITSYIHMGGKVGVLLSIATGKAETVKEATFQTLIKDITLHIAAAAPRSLSSADLDPSFIEEEQEIAKKQLIEEGKPEHLLEKILPGKLKALYAQSCLLNQGFVKDPNVTIENLVKDTAKSLGDTIEVVAFSRFQLGI from the coding sequence ATGGCAGAAATCACTGCAGCTCTCGTCAAACAACTCCGCGATAAAACAAACGCGGGCATGATGGATTGCAAAAAAGCTCTGGCGGAAACAAACGGCGACCTCGAAGAAGCCGTTCTCTACCTCCGTGAAAAAGGCATCGCCAAAGCAGCCGCCAAGGCTGACCGCGCCGCCAATCAAGGCATCATCGCCGCTCGCATCAGCGCTTGCGGATGTGACGGCATCCTCGTCGAAGTCAACTGCGAAACCGACTTCGTCGCCAAGAACGAAAACTTCCAGAACTTCGTCAACACGGTTGCCGACACCCTGCTCGCCTCCGATGCCAAGGATCTGGATTCCGCTCTCAAAGTGACGATCAACGGCAGCACGATGGAAGACTTCATCAAAGCTAAAGTCATCGAAATCGGAGAAAACATGATGCTCCGCAAGTTCTCCCGCCTCAGCGTGGCGGAAGGCGCCAACGGAGCCATCACCTCCTACATCCACATGGGAGGCAAAGTAGGCGTGCTCCTGAGCATCGCTACGGGCAAAGCCGAAACAGTCAAGGAAGCAACCTTCCAGACTCTCATCAAGGATATTACCCTTCACATTGCCGCCGCAGCCCCGCGCAGCCTTTCTTCCGCCGATCTGGATCCTTCCTTCATCGAAGAAGAACAGGAAATCGCCAAGAAGCAGCTCATCGAAGAAGGCAAGCCGGAACACCTGCTTGAAAAAATCCTTCCCGGTAAACTTAAGGCTCTTTACGCCCAGTCCTGCCTCCTCAATCAAGGATTCGTCAAGGATCCCAACGTCACCATCGAAAATCTGGTCAAAGATACGGCCAAATCCTTGGGCGACACGATTGAAGTCGTTGCCTTCTCCCGCTTCCAGCTGGGTATCTAA
- a CDS encoding GNAT family N-acetyltransferase, whose product MAISYTEEKTFIQADIQELFLSVGWVSGQYPSRLYKALMNSSTVVTAWDGNQLVGLVRLLDDSEMVAYMHYVLVRPDYQGQGIAGKMIEMVKEKYKDYLYIEIMPEESRNAAFYERHGFQVMADGVAMQLCNFGNRQ is encoded by the coding sequence ATGGCCATTTCCTACACAGAAGAAAAGACATTTATTCAGGCGGATATCCAGGAACTCTTCTTATCCGTGGGGTGGGTTTCCGGGCAATACCCATCCCGTTTGTACAAGGCTTTGATGAACTCATCCACTGTTGTGACGGCATGGGATGGGAATCAGTTGGTGGGTTTGGTACGGCTTCTGGATGACAGCGAAATGGTGGCGTACATGCACTATGTTTTGGTTCGTCCGGATTACCAGGGACAGGGTATTGCCGGCAAGATGATTGAAATGGTCAAAGAGAAGTACAAGGACTACCTTTACATTGAGATTATGCCGGAAGAAAGCCGGAATGCCGCTTTCTATGAAAGGCACGGTTTCCAGGTCATGGCGGATGGTGTCGCCATGCAGTTGTGTAATTTCGGCAATCGCCAATAA
- a CDS encoding alpha-L-fucosidase: protein MKFTRIVSILALGCICVGVARSDAAETKEQRDARMQWWRNAKFGMFIHYGLYSGLAGQLDGKKYGGGAEWIQSYSGTDSDRYAKLTEPLFKPQKGCVKQWVDLARQAGCKYVVLTSKHHEGFALFDSKLTDFNSKKVADFDIVREYVDACKADGLKAGFYHSVIDWHHPDYDWRQAQGLPYPENNKKLPVHANPDHSKYQDFLHGQVDELLSNYGKIDIMWWDFSSNQFDGDKAWRATELLRKVHEKQPGIICNNRLYASHNTNGPLVVTTSEKGDFTTPEQHIPPQGIEGDWEVCMTLNGTWGYAEHNHNWKSNDTLIRGLADTVSKGGNFLLNIGPRADGSLPDETIRSFKAIGDWMKMNGEAIYDTTANPFKRSFPWGVVTQKGDILYLIVYEIPANGKLNLPFSAEGTLSASALADGKKVPVKSSATGVELDLSGVTPVPSATVVKLVGRGHVIDAVMGGKDGFVLEPDMAVLGAGQQLETAGGKTHVGFWTDPDAVLSWKLSAGKAGKYKVDITYACEDKSAGLPVKITVTPGNSSLVWKVEGSGTWQNFKSVSPGIVTLPAGKSTLSLKADGKPAPGVANIREITLTPVK, encoded by the coding sequence ATGAAATTCACCCGTATTGTTTCAATTTTAGCTCTGGGTTGCATCTGCGTAGGTGTTGCCCGCAGCGATGCCGCCGAAACCAAGGAGCAGAGAGATGCCCGCATGCAGTGGTGGCGCAATGCCAAATTTGGCATGTTTATTCATTATGGGCTTTATTCCGGTTTGGCGGGCCAGCTCGACGGTAAAAAATATGGAGGAGGAGCCGAATGGATTCAGTCGTATTCCGGAACGGATAGCGATCGGTATGCCAAGTTGACGGAACCTCTTTTTAAGCCTCAAAAGGGTTGCGTGAAGCAGTGGGTAGATCTTGCCCGGCAGGCCGGTTGCAAGTACGTCGTCCTGACCAGCAAGCACCATGAAGGTTTTGCTCTGTTCGACTCCAAGTTAACGGACTTCAATAGTAAAAAAGTGGCAGATTTCGATATCGTCCGGGAATACGTGGATGCCTGCAAGGCCGATGGGCTCAAGGCCGGCTTCTACCACTCCGTGATTGACTGGCACCATCCGGATTACGACTGGCGCCAGGCCCAGGGGCTTCCCTACCCCGAGAATAACAAAAAATTGCCGGTTCATGCGAATCCCGATCATTCCAAGTACCAGGACTTCCTTCATGGTCAGGTCGATGAATTGCTTTCCAATTACGGCAAGATTGACATCATGTGGTGGGACTTCAGTTCCAACCAGTTTGACGGCGACAAGGCTTGGCGTGCGACCGAATTGCTCCGGAAGGTTCATGAAAAACAACCGGGTATTATTTGCAATAACCGTCTGTATGCTTCCCATAACACCAATGGGCCACTGGTGGTGACAACGAGCGAAAAAGGAGATTTCACGACTCCTGAACAGCATATCCCGCCGCAAGGAATTGAAGGCGATTGGGAAGTGTGCATGACGCTCAACGGTACCTGGGGTTATGCTGAACATAACCACAATTGGAAATCGAATGATACGCTGATCCGGGGCTTGGCCGATACGGTCAGCAAGGGAGGCAATTTCCTCTTGAACATCGGGCCGCGTGCCGATGGTTCGTTGCCGGACGAGACAATCAGATCGTTCAAGGCTATTGGTGACTGGATGAAGATGAACGGAGAAGCCATTTACGATACAACGGCTAATCCTTTCAAGCGCTCGTTCCCTTGGGGAGTGGTGACACAGAAGGGAGATATCTTGTATTTAATCGTGTACGAAATCCCTGCAAACGGGAAGTTGAACCTGCCTTTCAGTGCCGAGGGGACATTATCGGCTTCCGCCTTGGCGGATGGTAAAAAGGTTCCTGTCAAGAGTTCCGCGACAGGGGTGGAGCTTGATCTCTCGGGAGTAACTCCCGTTCCTTCCGCTACGGTCGTCAAACTCGTGGGACGGGGACATGTCATTGATGCTGTGATGGGGGGTAAAGACGGTTTTGTTTTGGAACCGGATATGGCAGTTCTGGGAGCCGGTCAGCAGCTTGAAACGGCGGGCGGCAAGACTCATGTCGGTTTTTGGACGGATCCGGATGCAGTTCTTTCCTGGAAGTTGAGTGCCGGTAAAGCAGGGAAATACAAGGTAGACATCACCTATGCTTGTGAAGACAAGTCAGCAGGACTGCCGGTGAAGATAACTGTAACGCCGGGGAACTCCTCCCTCGTCTGGAAGGTTGAAGGCTCGGGGACGTGGCAAAATTTCAAATCGGTGTCTCCCGGTATCGTTACTCTTCCGGCAGGGAAATCTACTTTGAGCCTTAAAGCCGACGGCAAACCCGCTCCCGGTGTTGCTAACATCCGTGAAATTACGCTGACTCCCGTCAAGTAA